A single window of Xylocopilactobacillus apicola DNA harbors:
- a CDS encoding BspA family leucine-rich repeat surface protein — protein sequence MVAISGGGHLANPVLSKKPALTREIPPATNSTVVNYGSFRMTGSGSWNNTEKRNEIDLQWNAPANLSGGYHVERDLSASFTSAGEVGTNYGKRFKILNVAPRNAAVGKWFEGWMKMQNSAGTGPVDQGLFDITTVWLKDFNDNPGMLKNPDGTYKYDSIFFGASDWNSDNYDIRNQDLTDASSQATRAFGDTGRAVTFGHDTVEGAADNITPGSDMHVGPPFHPYFNRFASLLGLSVSPSYTEVGSDRLKIAVPGSLTQQPYFLDPTKIYNVSPSHTCCSYYVYNSGATRWIKYDEATLPTNYWRPGDSFVTYLRDGAGNVIADDNWYLVSKNNYAQIQTGHTTGQCTPQEAEIIFNMIYYTSSLNTSTTGKDINAKDTTAPEVPKMTGVSCAENDVNLTLSFDASDLATDYYYRARADTSAGDAYSDIIKIPSLSGIQGYVYSIDSNPTGTPNITRDPATNKVTNINLTPTTGTSAKLYLERTANYDKYLHIVSVDNANNVSSAKTIKLLDYFWWNVDSNNVLTIYPHELNASADLEPFPNPNNPYYRDWPWYPYQGQITKAVLKPGVTARNSLGGLFQWMPLMTTIEGLERLDTSEVTDMYRMFVDCKSLTNLNVTNFDTSSVTNMSSMFNGCRSLTDIDVTHFNTSNVYSMQGMFENCSSLTSLDITNFDTSKVEYMFGVFSGCSSLTSLDLTHFNTSSAKYMGSLFSGCTSLRSLDLTGFDTRKAENMYYMFDGCEQLTDVDVTSFDTSSVTNMIYMFKGCKSLTSLDLSSFDLTNVTNTSDGYGRINHGYHEMLKDTDKLWKLTLGPNTKFPDVTVDGLEVSVNLKDPTPGKPINDLAKPVPPNSQYFATDAQWREASTDDFLHEPDGEAKTADEIMSESATANRKRTYVWDQRGRVLLEAPTAIDFGTHRGSVRSHNYKSEDHKFKVTDNRNSRKNKKWRIEAAMTKPLTKGTKRITGNPLHHKNGSGVETNLTPVAVQLAEKVIPGVIYEDTWEEPWNMLFKTTANEIPEAGSYSGEVTYTLLDSTP from the coding sequence ATGGTAGCGATTTCAGGGGGGGGGCATTTAGCTAATCCTGTTTTATCTAAAAAGCCTGCATTAACGAGAGAGATTCCGCCAGCTACTAATTCTACGGTAGTCAATTACGGAAGTTTTCGAATGACAGGTTCGGGTAGTTGGAATAACACCGAAAAGCGCAACGAGATTGACCTACAGTGGAACGCTCCTGCTAATTTGAGTGGCGGGTATCATGTTGAGCGCGATCTTAGTGCTTCATTCACGTCAGCCGGTGAAGTTGGAACCAATTATGGCAAACGTTTCAAGATTTTGAATGTTGCACCAAGAAATGCTGCTGTTGGAAAATGGTTTGAAGGCTGGATGAAGATGCAAAATTCAGCTGGCACGGGTCCCGTTGATCAAGGATTGTTTGATATTACAACGGTTTGGCTTAAAGATTTCAATGATAATCCAGGCATGCTTAAAAATCCTGACGGGACATATAAGTATGACAGCATCTTCTTTGGAGCATCTGACTGGAATTCAGATAACTATGATATAAGGAATCAGGATTTAACCGATGCATCATCTCAGGCAACCAGAGCTTTTGGTGACACCGGACGAGCGGTGACTTTTGGACATGATACAGTTGAAGGAGCGGCAGATAATATCACTCCTGGATCTGACATGCATGTGGGTCCTCCGTTTCACCCGTATTTTAATCGATTTGCTTCTTTATTAGGGTTATCAGTATCTCCTTCATACACTGAAGTTGGTAGTGATCGACTCAAAATTGCGGTTCCAGGCTCTTTGACTCAACAGCCGTATTTCTTAGATCCAACTAAGATCTATAATGTTTCTCCATCACACACTTGTTGTTCATATTATGTATATAATTCTGGTGCGACTCGGTGGATTAAATACGACGAGGCTACGTTACCTACGAACTATTGGCGCCCAGGAGATTCGTTTGTAACGTATCTGAGAGATGGAGCAGGAAACGTTATTGCTGATGACAACTGGTATTTGGTGTCGAAAAACAATTACGCTCAAATTCAGACCGGTCATACAACTGGTCAGTGTACACCGCAAGAAGCAGAAATCATCTTTAACATGATTTATTACACGTCAAGTTTAAATACGAGCACTACCGGTAAGGATATTAACGCTAAAGATACAACTGCTCCAGAGGTTCCGAAAATGACAGGTGTTTCATGTGCTGAAAATGATGTCAATCTAACTCTCTCTTTTGACGCCAGTGATCTAGCGACGGATTACTATTATCGTGCTCGGGCAGATACGTCTGCTGGTGATGCTTATTCAGATATTATCAAGATTCCTTCTTTAAGCGGAATTCAAGGTTATGTTTATTCGATTGACAGCAATCCGACAGGTACGCCGAATATTACAAGAGATCCTGCGACAAATAAGGTGACAAATATTAATTTGACACCGACAACAGGTACGTCGGCAAAATTGTATTTGGAACGAACTGCCAATTATGATAAATATCTCCACATTGTTTCGGTGGATAATGCCAATAATGTGTCGTCTGCAAAGACGATCAAATTACTAGATTATTTCTGGTGGAATGTAGATAGCAATAACGTCTTGACCATTTATCCGCATGAGTTGAATGCTAGTGCCGATTTGGAACCTTTTCCAAATCCTAACAATCCTTATTATCGAGATTGGCCGTGGTATCCTTACCAAGGTCAGATAACCAAAGCGGTGCTTAAGCCAGGAGTAACAGCAAGGAATAGTCTAGGGGGATTATTTCAATGGATGCCTTTAATGACAACCATTGAAGGATTAGAAAGACTAGATACTAGTGAAGTCACTGATATGTATAGAATGTTTGTTGATTGTAAATCATTAACAAACCTTAATGTGACTAATTTTGATACGAGTTCAGTTACAAATATGAGTTCGATGTTTAATGGATGTAGATCTTTAACAGATATAGATGTCACTCATTTTAATACTAGTAATGTCTATAGTATGCAAGGAATGTTTGAAAATTGTAGTTCATTAACGAGTCTTGATATTACAAACTTTGACACGAGTAAAGTGGAGTATATGTTTGGGGTGTTTAGTGGTTGTAGTTCATTAACAAGTCTCGATCTCACGCACTTTAATACCAGTAGCGCAAAATATATGGGTTCTTTGTTTAGTGGTTGCACATCGCTAAGAAGTCTTGATTTAACAGGATTTGATACCAGGAAAGCAGAAAATATGTATTATATGTTTGATGGTTGCGAACAATTAACAGATGTAGATGTCACGAGTTTTGATACTAGTTCGGTTACTAATATGATTTATATGTTTAAGGGATGCAAATCCTTAACAAGCCTTGATTTAAGTAGTTTTGATCTGACTAATGTAACTAACACTTCAGATGGCTATGGTCGTATTAATCATGGTTACCATGAAATGTTAAAAGATACCGACAAGCTTTGGAAGTTGACACTTGGACCAAACACCAAATTTCCTGATGTGACTGTTGATGGACTTGAGGTCTCGGTGAATTTGAAAGATCCAACGCCAGGGAAACCAATTAACGATCTCGCTAAACCGGTGCCGCCTAATTCGCAATACTTTGCAACTGATGCACAGTGGCGTGAAGCAAGTACAGATGATTTCCTTCATGAGCCAGACGGAGAGGCGAAGACGGCAGACGAAATTATGAGTGAATCGGCTACAGCTAATCGCAAGCGGACGTACGTTTGGGATCAGCGTGGACGCGTGTTGTTAGAAGCACCAACTGCGATAGATTTTGGGACTCATCGGGGATCAGTGCGAAGTCACAACTACAAAAGTGAAGATCACAAGTTTAAGGTTACTGACAACCGCAACTCTCGTAAGAATAAGAAGTGGCGAATTGAAGCTGCAATGACGAAACCTCTGACTAAAGGGACTAAACGAATTACGGGCAATCCGCTGCATCATAAGAACGGTTCGGGAGTGGAAACTAATTTGACACCAGTAGCGGTGCAACTAGCTGAGAAGGTAATTCCAGGCGTCATTTATGAAGATACCTGGGAAGAACCGTGGAATATGCTTTTCAAAACGACAGCGAATGAGATTCCCGAGGCAGGCAGTTACAGTGGTGAGGTGACTTACACATTGCTTGATTCGACGCCTTAA
- a CDS encoding ATP-binding cassette domain-containing protein has protein sequence MVYKYYSHFKFVLLNLFGLISSAQSIVLAFMVGSLTDIATRKSSQSIPRFLVITISAFLVTFFAQLIFNYLKTDAIKTTNTRLRSKIFRGMLNTSTTENSNSLSFLTNDFKLLETNRFEAEISILIDFYTLVLALSYAIYLNWILTLVVLIGAFLPMIASNFFQKPIQQASEKWSEANSQYVNQSKNFLAGTDTFRLYGCQDQAVKRNADSMTRLENALQKMNRLNLDASSYVNLVVYVGGFMLPFLIGVLMVLKGATTIGTLFAEIQLANTFISPIMSILDQRNKLATTKKIVTKVNDYVALADQKESQKSGDFQELAVKDLKLRRQNQVLAKGIDFELKTGERLAIIGSSGSGKSTLLQFLLTGEFGEASEIQLNEKAVQAGSFKQIFASASQKPTIFAADLWFNLTLGVDISRKEVEEICSQLDLEDLVKSKGFDYSLGDNADQLSGGQLARIELARAILARRAVLLLDEINASLDHLTDQDIHRYLFNSNHTFVEVIHHYDQQTLQNFDRVLDLNRFQV, from the coding sequence ATGGTCTATAAATATTATTCGCACTTTAAATTTGTTTTGCTGAATTTGTTTGGGTTAATCTCAAGCGCCCAGAGTATTGTGTTGGCATTTATGGTGGGCAGCTTAACTGATATTGCTACCAGGAAATCCTCTCAGTCGATTCCACGTTTTTTAGTGATTACGATCAGCGCTTTTTTAGTCACTTTTTTTGCTCAGTTAATTTTTAACTATTTGAAAACCGATGCAATTAAAACTACTAATACGCGTTTAAGATCCAAAATATTTCGCGGAATGTTGAACACTTCGACGACTGAAAATAGTAATTCTTTGAGTTTTTTGACGAATGATTTTAAGCTGTTGGAAACCAACCGTTTTGAGGCAGAAATCTCTATTTTAATTGATTTTTATACCTTGGTTTTGGCGCTAAGTTATGCCATTTATCTAAATTGGATTTTAACTTTGGTGGTTTTAATTGGAGCTTTTCTGCCAATGATTGCTTCGAATTTTTTTCAAAAACCAATTCAACAAGCCTCCGAAAAATGGTCTGAAGCTAATAGTCAATACGTTAATCAGTCGAAGAATTTTCTGGCAGGCACTGATACTTTTCGCCTTTATGGATGCCAAGATCAGGCAGTTAAACGCAATGCTGATTCGATGACTCGCCTGGAGAATGCTCTTCAGAAAATGAATCGTTTAAATTTAGATGCAAGTTCCTACGTTAACCTTGTCGTTTATGTGGGAGGTTTTATGCTGCCGTTTCTAATTGGAGTCTTGATGGTCCTTAAAGGGGCAACGACGATTGGTACGTTGTTTGCTGAAATCCAGCTGGCAAATACTTTTATTAGTCCAATTATGTCGATTCTTGATCAGCGCAATAAGTTAGCGACGACAAAGAAAATTGTGACGAAAGTCAATGATTACGTAGCTTTAGCAGACCAAAAAGAGTCACAAAAATCTGGTGATTTTCAGGAGTTAGCGGTCAAAGACCTTAAGTTAAGGCGTCAAAATCAAGTCTTAGCTAAGGGAATCGACTTTGAACTTAAAACAGGGGAACGGCTGGCGATTATCGGGTCGTCGGGTTCTGGCAAATCAACGTTGTTACAGTTTTTGTTGACAGGAGAATTTGGCGAAGCTTCAGAAATCCAGCTTAATGAAAAAGCGGTCCAAGCGGGCAGTTTTAAACAAATTTTTGCCTCTGCAAGCCAAAAGCCGACTATTTTTGCAGCTGATTTATGGTTCAACCTTACTTTAGGTGTAGATATTTCTCGAAAAGAAGTTGAGGAAATTTGCAGTCAATTGGATTTAGAAGATTTAGTTAAAAGTAAAGGATTCGATTATTCATTGGGAGATAATGCGGACCAGCTCTCAGGCGGTCAATTAGCGCGCATCGAATTAGCGCGGGCAATTCTTGCCAGACGCGCTGTATTATTATTGGATGAAATCAACGCATCACTGGATCATCTGACCGATCAAGATATTCACCGATACCTTTTCAACAGTAATCATACGTTTGTTGAAGTGATTCACCACTATGATCAACAAACGCTTCAAAATTTTGATCGGGTGCTTGATCTTAATCGCTTTCAAGTGTGA